The sequence below is a genomic window from Flavobacterium sediminilitoris.
ATCATTGGAATTTTTGCTTTTTTTATTGCAGCTATTTTCCAACAAGGTGTAAATTTACAAACTGATCAAGACTTAATTATTTAGATATGCCAATTATTGTAAACATTGATGTTATGCTAGCTAAACGTAAAATGCAAAGTAAAGAGTTGGCAGAAAAACTTGGAATAACTCAAGCCAATTTATCCATTCTAAAAACAGGAAAAGCGAAAGGTATTCGCTTTGAAACTTTAGAAGCTATTTGCAAAGTTCTAGAATGTCAACCAGGTGATA
It includes:
- a CDS encoding helix-turn-helix domain-containing protein, whose product is MPIIVNIDVMLAKRKMQSKELAEKLGITQANLSILKTGKAKGIRFETLEAICKVLECQPGDILEFVTE